One genomic segment of Ricinus communis isolate WT05 ecotype wild-type chromosome 3, ASM1957865v1, whole genome shotgun sequence includes these proteins:
- the LOC8282511 gene encoding glycerophosphodiester phosphodiesterase GDPDL7, whose protein sequence is MISCLVLISLLIHATAQVPLKPPTSNKKWLTLNGQPPLVVARGGFSGVFPESTDFAIDMTLSSVSNVVMLCNLQLTKDGKGICQPDVRINNTTNIDMVYPNNSKTYNVNGKDVTGWFSVDFTFEELLSNVTVMQSILARPSDFDNQLPVTPVDDVLHGKFHSYWINVQYDKFYTEHKLNVASYIQTERAFRRVDYISSPEIGFLKSLNGKVSRRTKLIFVFLDKNAIEPTTNQTYGSILQNLATIKSFASGIAVPKDYIWPVTKANYLEKNATSLVLDAHKLGLEVYASGFANDYVTVFDYFYDPAAEYLQFIDNKQFAIDGMITDFPSTASAALACFANFSDVSMPRKDGPLIITYNGASGVYAGCTDLAYQRALDDGADIIDCTVQMSKDGVAFCMDSADLTGDTTAMTTFVSRSSTIPEIQPAAGIFSFDLTWTEIQTLRPQLVSPLGNGNLFPRNPASKNAGKFMTLPEFLDFAKTKAASGILINIENAAFLAAKKGLDIVTAVTTALSNATFDKQATQQVLIQSDDTSVLSKFLNIPAYKRVLYLGEEISAAPKKSVDEIKKFADAVNLPRTSLVPTNNGYAVTTTNVVHEMHAANLTVYVSLLRNEFATLPFDFFSDPTVEIATYIAGLEADGIITEYPATASRYLRNVCSNLNYDLPFTVLPIEPPLLLQFINSEMLPPAAAPSPVLDVADVVDPPLPAVAKTTDTSSSGSPAPTTPPSAATANIANLGATVLATMVLLSLLSKKF, encoded by the exons atgatCAGCTGTTTGGTTCTCATTTCTCTGCTGATCCATGCAACTGCACAAGTACCACTCAAACCTCCAACATCCAACAAGAAATGGCTAACTCTAAATG GTCAGCCACCTCTTGTGGTTGCTCGTGGTGGGTTTTCCGGGGTTTTTCCTGAATCCACTGACTTTGCAATTGACATGACACTTTCAAGCGTATCCAATGTGGTTATGCTCTGCAATTTACAACTAACAAAAGATGGAAAAGGAATATGCCAACCAGATGTAAGGATCAACAACACAACAAATATAGATATGGTCTATCCAAACAATTCAAAAACCTACAATGTTAATGGGAAGGATGTTACTGGGTGGTTTTCCGTAGATTTTACATTCGAGGAGCTTTTGAGCAATGTAACAG TTATGCAAAGTATATTAGCTCGACCAAGTGACTTTGACAACCAACTTCCTGTGACCCCTGTTGATGATGTTTTACATGGTAAATTTCATTCCTACTGGATAAATGTTCAG TATGACAAATTCTATACTGAACACAAACTGAATGTGGCATCATATATTCAAACGGAAAGGGCATTTCGTCGTGTCGACTACATTTCAAGTCCTGAGATTGGTTTCTTGAAGTCATTGAATGGAAAAGTGAGCAGAAGGACCAAGCTCATCTTTGTTTTCCTCGACAAAAATGCTATTGAACCCACAACCAACCAAACCTACGGTTCAATTCTGCAAAATCTTGCCACAATCAAGTCATTTGCATCAGGAATTGCAGTCCCAAAAGATTACATATGGCCTGTAACCAAAGCCAACTATTTGGAGAAGAATGCAACTAGTCTCGTCCTAGATGCTCATAAACTTGGTCTAGAAGTATATGCTTCTGGTTTCGCAAATGACTATGTTACAGTCTTTGATTATTTCTATGACCCAGCAGCTGAATATTTGCAATTCATAGATAATAAACAGTTTGCTATTGATGGAATGATCACAGATTTCCCTTCTACAGCATCAGCAGCTCTAG CATGCTTTGCAAATTTCAGTGACGTTAGCATGCCAAGAAAGG ATGGACCTCTGATAATAACCTACAATGGAGCAAGTGGAGTATATGCTGGCTGCACCGATCTTGCTTATCAACGAGCATTAGATGATGGTGCTGACATTATAGATTGCACAGTTCAAATGTCAAAGGACGGAGTAGCTTTCTGTATGGACAGTGCAGACCTTACAGGAGATACAACAGCAATGACTACCTTTGTTTCGAGATCTAGCACTATCCCTGAAATCCAACCGGCTGCTGGAATCTTTTCATTTGATCTCACATGGACTGAAATTCAGACATTGCGGC CTCAATTGGTAAGCCCTTTGGGTAATGGTAATTTGTTCCCAAGAAACCCTGCAAGCAAGAATGCAGGTAAATTTATGACTCTGCCTGAATTTTTGGACTTCGCCAAAACAAAGGCAGCATCTGGAATTTTAATCAACATTGAG AATGCTGCTTTCCTAGCTGCAAAGAAGGGTCTTGACATAGTAACTGCGGTTACCACTGCATTGAGCAATGCCACTTTTGACAAGCAAGCCACTCAACAAGTGCTAATTCAATCAGATGATACTTCAGTGTTGtctaaatttctaaatattccTGCTTACAAAAGAGTGTTGTACCTGGGAGAAGAAATAAGTGCAGCACCCAAGAAATCAGTTGACGAAATCAAGAAATTTGCTGATGCTGTCAATCTTCCAAGAACCTCACTCGTCCCTACCAATAATGGCTATGCTGTAACTACAACAAATGTTGTGCATGAAATGCATGCTGCAAATTTGACAGTATATGTATCGCTTCTGAGGAACGAATTCGCTACACTTCCATTTGATTTCTTCTCAGATCCTACAGTAGAGATTGCTACTTATATTGCTGGACTTGAAGCTGATGGGATCATAACTGAGTACCCTGCAACTGCAAGCAGATATTTGA GAAATGTATGTTCAAATCTCAACTACGACCTCCCATTCACAGTCCTACCAATTGAACCACCACTTTTACTTCAATTCATTAACTCCGAAATGCTACCACCAGCAGCTGCTCCTTCACCAGTTTTGGATGTTGCAGATGTGGTAGACCCACCACTACCAGCAGTAGCCAAAACCACAGATACTTCTTCTTCAGGCAGTCCTGCTCCAACCACACCACCTAGCGCTGCCACAGCAAATATAGCCAATTTGGGTGCAACAGTACTGGCAACAATGGTATTATTGAGTTTACTCTCTAAAAAATTCTAG